TTGCTGCCCTGGTTATCAAGGCAATCCATAAGGTCCTCGGTCCACGTGCGCCAGTAATTATAATGGTTGCTGTATAAAACGGCGTTGGGATATATACCCTTGTAGTTCTGCGGCTGCAGGACCGGCGTGACCTTCTTGGGGCTCTGCTTTCTCGTGAACTTCTTCTTCAACGTCTCACAACCCGACATATTTATAACTGCCACCGCCACCGCTAAGATCAGGACGGCTTTTTTATAAGCGACTCTCATCTCTTCTCCTTTACCCTCTTCTTCTGAATAGATTAGGGTTTTACCCTCTTCATCCGGATAAATTAGGGTTTTATTATTTTCTCGAACTCCTTTTCATCGATTATCTTAACTCCGAGTTTCTTCGCCTTTTCATATTTTGAGCCCGGGCTCTCCCCGGCCACGACGAAATCCGTCTTCTTGCCGACGCTCGATGAAGCGGTACCGCCCAGGTCCCGGACAATCTGCTCTGCGCCGGTCCTTGAATAATCCTTAAGTTCTCCGGTAAATACGAACGACCTCCCTGCGAGCCTTGAAGATGAACCCGAAGGCGCCTCTTCTTCCATCTTTACTCCTGCCTTCGCCAGCTTCTCTATAACTTTTTTGGAGGCAGGGTTCCCGAAGAAGTCGCGGATAGACTCAGCGACCACCGGACCTATCTCCTGTACCACTGTCAACTCCTCGAGGGCCTGCTCCGACAATTTATATATCGAATGGAACCTCTTCGCGAGGACATCGGCTATATGTTCGCCCACGTGCCTTATCCCCAGCGCGAAGATCAGCCGGTTGAGACGGTTGTTCTTGCTCTTCTCTATGGCGTCCACAAGGTTCCGCGCCGACTTATCGCCCATCCTTTCAAGCGTGCGCAGTTTCTCAAATTTTAGGCAATAAATGTCCCCGTAATCCTTCACCAGTTTCTTGTCGACCAGTTGGTCGACCATCGCCTCGCCGAGCCCTTCTATGTCCATCGCGCCCCGCGAAGAGAAATGGATAAGGCTCTCTTTTAGCTGCGCAGGACAGAAGACGTTCTCGCACCGAAAAGCCACTTCCTCTTCCTCGCGCTTCGTCGGCGCTCCGCATGCCGGGCATCTCTTCGGGATCACGAATTTCTTCTCTTTTCCTGTCCGTCTTGATTTCACCACCTCGACGACCTGCGGTATTATCTCTCCCGCCTTCTCTATTATAACCGTATCGCCTATCCTCACGTCTTTCCGTTCTATTTCGTCCTGGTTATGGAGTGAGGCGTGCGTAACGGTAGTGCCGGCGACAAAGACCGGTTTCAGCACCGCCACCGGGGTCAGCGCGCCGGTCCGGCCGACCTGGACTTTTATATCCAGCAACTTTGTCTCAACGCGTTCCGCGGGATACTTATAGGCGATCATCCATCTCGGCGACTTGGATGTCTCGCCTAACTTCTTCTGCTGGGCGAAAGAATCGACCTTGACGACCATCCCGTCGATATCATATTCCAGTTCCCCGCGTTTCTCCTGCCAGATATCGCAGAATTTAAGCGCCTCGCCGATATCGCCGCATTTTTTATAATCAGGATTGACCCTGAAACCGAGCGTCTTTAGCTTATCCAAAAGCTGGTGCTGCGAATTGAAATGCGCGCCTTCCGCGTATCCGAAGCTGTGAATGAATATATCGAGCCCTCGTTTCGCGACTATCCTGGGGTCGAGGAGCTTGAGCGACCCTGCCGCCGCGTTTCGGGGATTCGCGAAAAGTTCTTCTCCTGTTTTTTCCTTTTCTTTGTTTATCTTCTCGAAGCTCTTATGCTTCATATATACTTCCCCGCGGACTTCCATGAATTCCGGGATCTCCGTACCCTTCTGCGGCGCCAATACAAGCGGGATGGACCTGATCGTCTTCAGGTTCACTGTGATATCATCGCCTTTGAAACCGTCGCCGCGCGTCGCTCCGCGGATAAATTTGCCTTTTTTATAGGTCAGGGCCACGGAAACCCCGTCTATCTTCAACTCTACAACGTATTCATGATCTTCCCCGCCCAGGTTCTTCTTGACCCGCTCATCGAACTCGCGCAACTCTCCATGGTTATAGGTGTTATCCATGCTGAGAATCCTGGCCTTGTGCTCGACGACCGCGAAACCGCCTACCGGCTCGCCGGCGACGCGCTGTGTCGGGGAATCCGGGGTGATCGATCCGGGGTCCTCTTTCTCGAGTTTCTCCAGTTTCTTGAGGAGGGTGTCATATTCCTGGTCGGAGATCTTGGGATTGTTCTCGACGTAATAGAGGTGGTCGTGGTGGCGGATCTCTTCTCGAAGTCTTTCTATCTGTTCTCTGACTTCGCTCATATTCACCTTATTCCGAAAATTTGATGCCGAAATCTTTAAACTCCCCGGACGGATGCTCCCACGATACATCCGCGTCGACGATAAAATGCGCCATCTCTCCGGCAATGCCGGTGAGCAGATCCTTCAAGGCCGGCTCTTCCCCCTCTGCGATGACTTCGACCCTGCCATCCCTGAGGTTACTGACCCAGCCGTTTACCTTAAGTCTCCGAGCAAGCACTTCGGCGGTGAACCTGAAACCTACCCCCTGGACCCTGCCGGAGTAAAATACATGGATTCTTTTGGATGCCATAGGGATGCACCGGGATAAGTATGGTCGGGGCGGACAGACTTGAACTGTCGACCTCTTCGTCCCGAACGAAGCGCTCTACCAAACTGAGCCACGCCCCGACTTGATACCCCAAAGCCCGCGCTTCTCTTTTCTTGCCTCTTCCTGAAGCGCCTTAAACTTATCGACGTATTTCACGTTAGGGGGATAAGTGGCTATTACCGCATAACCCCCCTTAACCAATTCAGCGTTGACAAATATATCGCCGGCGTAGACGTAAGCGAGGATCCTCCCGTACTTGTCGGTCCTTCCTACGTCGTACTCCAGCTTGACGGTCTTTCCCCTGACAAGCCTTTCATTCTCCCTTTTGGCCTCGGTATAATACGGCATGCGCCTCTCGGGAGTATCCATGCCTATGTATCTTACGTGCCTGCCGTCCTCCAATACTACGGTATCGCCGTCAATTACTCTGGCGACGCGCAGCTCTTCCGCCTGTACGGATTTTACCGCTTCGGCCTTTGCGGAACCGCAGGTAGATATTAATGATGCGGAAACAGCAAGGGCAAAAAATATGGCCGCAACGGGCCTTACCCTACTTAACATAATGATAGATTTTATCACGACTGGAGGAGATAGTCAATAAATTGGTGGGTCTAAATAAAGCCTTTATCCTTGAGGAATTCCTCGGTGATATTTGAAGGTTTTTCCCGGCCGGGATATTTCGCAGCGTATTTCCCGAGCATATCGGTCTCGAGGTTGACCTTATCTCCGGCCTTTCTCGAGCCCAGCGTTGTAGCCCGGGCCGTATGCGGGATTACATAAACGGAAAACGAACCGTCGTTTAATTCCGCCACAGTCAGGCTTACGCCGTCTACGGCTACCGAACCTTTAAGGACGATCCCATCGAGGATATCTCCGGCGGCTTTTATCTCAAGTAATATCTCGCCCTTGCCTTCTTTCTTTGACTTTATTATGCCGGTGCCGTCTACATGGCCGGTCACGAAGTGGCCGCTTACCTTACCGCCGCTCACGAGCGCCCCTTCGAGATTTACTTTCTCGCCTTTTTTCAGGTCACCGAGGCAGGTATTCTTCAGGGTCTCTCGTATCGCCTCTACGGAAAAATTGCCTTTCCCGGTCGCGACGACGGTCAGGCAGGCGCCGTTCACTGAGACGGAATCTCCCTTCTTCAGGCCTTCGAGCACCTTACCCGCCTTGACCGTAAATACCGAGGGCTCACTTGACCTGTCTATCTTCTCAACGACCCCTAATTCTTCTATTATCCCGGTAAACATTTTAGTTTATCACGTACCCTTCTGCCAGAAAATCATCACCGATCTTACGGAAAGAAATTTTTTTAAGCCTTATGGCCTTGCCGGCTTTACCGACACCTTTCCCCTCGACCGACGTCGTCGACTTGCGCCCGCCGATTATTTTAGGCGCTATAAAGAAATATACTTTATCCACCACCCCTGCATCCAGCGCCGAGGCAACCGTCTCGCCGCCTCCCTCAATCAATACGCTGGTTATCTGCCTTTTTGCCAATTCGACGAGCAGTGACTTTATGTCCACGCGTCCGTCTCTTTTTTTAGTCGCCGCTATTAC
The nucleotide sequence above comes from Candidatus Omnitrophota bacterium. Encoded proteins:
- the ligA gene encoding NAD-dependent DNA ligase LigA; translation: MSEVREQIERLREEIRHHDHLYYVENNPKISDQEYDTLLKKLEKLEKEDPGSITPDSPTQRVAGEPVGGFAVVEHKARILSMDNTYNHGELREFDERVKKNLGGEDHEYVVELKIDGVSVALTYKKGKFIRGATRGDGFKGDDITVNLKTIRSIPLVLAPQKGTEIPEFMEVRGEVYMKHKSFEKINKEKEKTGEELFANPRNAAAGSLKLLDPRIVAKRGLDIFIHSFGYAEGAHFNSQHQLLDKLKTLGFRVNPDYKKCGDIGEALKFCDIWQEKRGELEYDIDGMVVKVDSFAQQKKLGETSKSPRWMIAYKYPAERVETKLLDIKVQVGRTGALTPVAVLKPVFVAGTTVTHASLHNQDEIERKDVRIGDTVIIEKAGEIIPQVVEVVKSRRTGKEKKFVIPKRCPACGAPTKREEEEVAFRCENVFCPAQLKESLIHFSSRGAMDIEGLGEAMVDQLVDKKLVKDYGDIYCLKFEKLRTLERMGDKSARNLVDAIEKSKNNRLNRLIFALGIRHVGEHIADVLAKRFHSIYKLSEQALEELTVVQEIGPVVAESIRDFFGNPASKKVIEKLAKAGVKMEEEAPSGSSSRLAGRSFVFTGELKDYSRTGAEQIVRDLGGTASSSVGKKTDFVVAGESPGSKYEKAKKLGVKIIDEKEFEKIIKP
- a CDS encoding acylphosphatase; protein product: MASKRIHVFYSGRVQGVGFRFTAEVLARRLKVNGWVSNLRDGRVEVIAEGEEPALKDLLTGIAGEMAHFIVDADVSWEHPSGEFKDFGIKFSE
- a CDS encoding thermonuclease family protein — encoded protein: MLSRVRPVAAIFFALAVSASLISTCGSAKAEAVKSVQAEELRVARVIDGDTVVLEDGRHVRYIGMDTPERRMPYYTEAKRENERLVRGKTVKLEYDVGRTDKYGRILAYVYAGDIFVNAELVKGGYAVIATYPPNVKYVDKFKALQEEARKEKRGLWGIKSGRGSVW
- a CDS encoding riboflavin synthase: MFTGIIEELGVVEKIDRSSEPSVFTVKAGKVLEGLKKGDSVSVNGACLTVVATGKGNFSVEAIRETLKNTCLGDLKKGEKVNLEGALVSGGKVSGHFVTGHVDGTGIIKSKKEGKGEILLEIKAAGDILDGIVLKGSVAVDGVSLTVAELNDGSFSVYVIPHTARATTLGSRKAGDKVNLETDMLGKYAAKYPGREKPSNITEEFLKDKGFI